The region aaactagtgtgtgtgaaaaatgaaactacaaaatagAGATCATGCAATTATGTATactgtcaaatgaaactgtagtagaattaaaatgatacattgatattgctataatgaaactagtgtgcatgaaaaatgaaactgaaaacagaatattattgtcaaatgaaactaaaatataattaaaatgatacttactTCATGAATTACACtgttacatggaccatggtccaagtAAAATTTACCTTATTtgataaaatacaaaataatatcagtagttatgtcgtggacccaagtccaccttgcaaggtggacctgtgtccaaaaacgacgccgctttttttttttttttcattttttactactaaacatattggcctgaaatgtggaacacaaactctacattcacatacactatattctacattcataatttgtaaactccacatttacacattacatgattatatgtttagtaactatattatcactgttatgcattcacacattcaaaacttatattcacaggtcctatactccatattcacaacttgagaactccacattcacacattacagggctagaagttgctagaacttcttaactctgttacagattcacacatgcataactctacattcacgatttctatactccatattcacaatttgaaatctccacattcacacatttctgggcaactctacattcacacaatcataagtttacattcacactttgaaacctttacattcacacatttttggacaactctatattcaacaatatgtttactaattttaaaaaaaaacaaaacaaaacaaaacgacGTAATTTGcgaaataatatacttttgaaaaacattGGTTGactaaaaatttttttaaaaaaatagtggcCCGGCCCAATGATGACTATATTTTCGGAATAATTAAAACCTAGTCAACTCTCCTTCCTAACGTCCCTACCATTTCCCTATCTTTCTCACTCGTAGAATAGCATTCTCGATGGCGATCACAAATTCCCCCGCGATGATCGTGGCGGTCGCGTTGGCGGCGCTCTTCATGTTCTCAGTTGCCTCCGTGACGGCCTCAGATGGTCCATTCATATTGGCGCACAAGAAAGTTTCTCTCACGAAGCTCAGTTCCAGCACTGAGCGAGTATCCGTTTCCATCGACATCTATAACCGCGGATCTAAGTGAGGACCTGCATTTCTCATACCTTAACTCTCCTTTTATATGCACATTTTTCATGTTCATTTCAATGTCTGTATATATGTGCtagattttgttttttgaaGTATCTGCCATTCTTAGATTGAATAATTGTGTCTAAATTGGCTGAAATGCGGTTGCATGGAAAGATATAAATTGCATTGTGCTTTGGTAGAAGACTAGAAGTTACAGACCCCTTTTGTCTGGCATAATAAAACTTCTTTTTTCCAGAAATGGAGTGAAGAATTGATTGGCATGTTGAAACAAAActctataatttaatttgatggcTTGATCATGttaaaatgttataattaattatactggAGTAATGAGTTTCTATGGTGCTATACTTCACCTTGCTCTGCTCGCTGAAAAGGAAATAACTATGCTTGGGTGAGAGAGCTACAACACCTTCAACTAATGTTTCCATTTTTGGACTTTGGAGTATGGAAAGATGATGTATGTCACCACTCACCTTAGAAAATTCCTTTACTAACTAGCTTGTAGCATTGTAGTGTTTATACTCGAGAATTCAAAGGAATAACCAAGCTGCATGTTAAATAATTGTGCTTTGATTTGATTTCTGGATCATTTTATGTAAATTCTGTGTCAATTTGGCATGTGCAACTGAAATGACaaaggaagaaggagaagaatctATTTAAACCATGATCATCTCATGTTAGGATTTTACTAGGGAGTTAAATGTATCAAATCACCTGAGTTATGGTGCTCCAATGTAAGTATGTAACATGTCCTACTCCAAGGGATTAGAAATTGTTTAGAGAAGTTATTTGTTCAATGTGAAGAAAAACACTATGCTCTTATTATAAAACTGTTCTGCTTATGATATAAGCCATTAACTAGATATATGTCATTATGTCCAAGTCTTGGGAAATAATGTTCATCAGACTATTTTTCTGAACTGTTATTGATTCCACTTATTTCACACTGTGCAGGACTGCTTATGATGTAACTCTTGAAGACAGTAGTTGGGatcaagaaatattttatttcgtGACTGGCAACACATCTAAGTCATGGGAAAAGCTTGATGTGTAAGTTGACCTTATTGCTTCTTTGTTTTCTAGGTTTAGTGATTCATTTTGAGgtccatatattttatttttatctcttAATAATTATATGTTCTTGTTATGTAAAAATGCCAGCGGTTCTGTTGTTTCCCACTCCTTTGAGTTGGAATCCAGAGTGAAAACTACTTACTATGGTGCACCTGCTCTTATCACATATCATGTTGCCAGCAAGCCCAAACTACAGGTTTGATCACCTTAACAACatatttggttcatggaattgaTTAGGAATAGAATGAGGTTCTACAGAAATGATCTATTTCATGGTTTGGTTTGTTTTCAGTTATATTGAATTGAATTCCATGAAATGACTTGTTCCCTTTTGTGAAGGGAATAATCATTCTAGACTCTTCcttggtattagctattcccattGGCCACGGAGTTGACAAAAAATTTCACTGAGACAAAAATACCTTCCTCTTTTACCACatcattatattatgtaatGATGATaatcataatgtatattattattattattattattattattatttgtgtcagtgttattgcatttttattataGATCTATTCCTTTACCATTTCTTAAGCCAACAAAACTATGGAATAGTATTATTTATGTAATCATTTTAACCAAACAATTGAATAATATTTGTATTCTATTCCATCTTTTTCCTTTATGGGATTTTATTCCTATTCGTTTGGTGTTTATTCCATGAATCACATGGACCATAAAAATTATTGATGTAATTCTTGATAGCAACCTTTGTTTCTTAAGAGAGGATAGTTCGAAGTCCCTTGTTTTCTAActtaaattgtttttgtttgtagATAGCATACTCAACTCCAATTATACCATTGGCAATCCTATCTGAAAAAGTGGTTGAAAGCAAATTGGTATTGGTAATTCACTAATTCCTTTTCCTCTTAGATTGAAATGAAAGATCTTATTAACATGCATTTTAGTTTCTTCAAGATGATCTTTCTGTTCTGACTGTAAGATTTTTGCTTCATGTTTTTTCTTGGGCTGTTCATTTCTTATTGCATTGGCTGGGGATTCCTTTAGGCTAAGGTAAAATTCATTTCattctttataatttaaatttgatattgatattgattttatttccaTGTGCTGGTGCCTGGCAATCTCTCTCACTCAAAGTCACTTGTTTGAgtaaaggaaaaagtgtcaaataggtcactaaATTAATCGCTTCTGTGCAAttaaaccatcaaacaagcaaaatatgtGCATTCGATCATATTGCTTACCTGTTATGTATTAAGAGTCGCCCTTTCCTTTGCCATACTAGTTGGgatgaaatattgaaatgtttacCATTTTGCTTTCTATATATGGttaccattttgaaaattgaccTTTTGATTTACTTAGTTGTTAAATGTCTACTTTGGATATGGtgcaaatatatatgttattctaCTACCTTTGTGCAGAGTTTATGGGGAAAATATGGATCCCATGTTTGTGTGGTGACTATTGTGGTACTGTTTGCTAATGCTATTGCTACTCCATCAAAACTGAGTGGAAAGAAGAGGCATTGAGTATCATCTGGCTGATGGTGGGAATTTGTTTAGTTTTGTTGAAAATAGGGCTTTGTATTGTACTTGGGAGTTGGGATACAAAAATGTCAGTTAACCTATAGCTTAGCAATTGGAATTTTAGACTACCATCTTAGGACAAACACCAATGTGTTAAAAATGTACAAGCCTTGAAGTGGGCACAGAATGATAATAAAGATCTACTTATTATTCTCATCAGTcatcacattattattattattattattattattattatttttcataacaaATTTGACCAAATTTTATTGATAGATAAAAAGAACTATATATCAGTTGCAAAAATTAGGTGCCGGCCAGCCGTCTAGCGGTAATAGGTGGTCTAGGCGGTCAGCCAGTTAGACCGCTGCCTAAGCGTCGCTTAGGCGTTGATCGCCTAGGCTTCCTTGGTGTTCACTCAAAACgatcgttttgagcaaaataaccttttttttttttaatacaactaactctattagattgtagtatctgttcaaacatactttcttaacctattgaagcacaaaaagtcagtatcgcctccactaaggtTCAAACTCATTACCTCCTATATAAGAGGGACCTCCTATATAAGAGAGTCATTACtctgccatttgagcacaaggtgcttggcagcaaaataaccttaaattgCTCAAattctagatgttttttagattaatattttagtattaactattagaatattaaatagtttataattattagtcttaaaaaaattataaaaatttaaacaacattttaaaaaataaaaataaaatagaaaaatacatAGGCACCTAGGCGCCCCGGGTACTTGAGGAGCGCCTAGCAATTTTGAGACATTGAGCTTGTTAGaggataaaaataaaactagggactaagggcatttttgtatttttgttcaTCTTTCTGTTATGCCCGCTATgtatatagggaaaatgacagAAATATGAATGCATGGCATTCTATTGACAAAATTGTGAACGAATCtaataattgacaaaaatataaaaaactcAGTTGCCAAATGCGTTCTATGTCAGAATTGGTCAAACACAAACACTTGCGTTTTTCAAAAAACGCAAGTGGgttaaattttcttaatttttaatttttttttggtctccGGCGACCATATGGTCGCTGCTTCTCCTTCGCTGGAGAAGCCAGCAACTAAGTTAATTTATTGACGCTCCTATCGATAAGCATTTGGTTGATGCTCACCGCGTTCTACATTATATCAAGGGAGCTCCTGGCCAAGGGTTATTCTATCCAACCAATAACACCCAACAAATCAACGCCTTCTCAGATTCTGATTGGGTTTCTTGCATGGAGAGTCATAAGTCTGTTACTGGTTACTGCATGTTCTATGGTTCTACTCTTGTATCTTGGAAATCAAAGAAGCAAGCTACTGTGTCGAAGTCTTCCTCAGAAGCTGAATATCAGGCTTTTGCCACCACCGTTTGCAAAATCCAATGTCTCGTTTTGTTGCTCACAGACTTGCATGTGCAAACAGACAAACTTGTCACTCTGTTTTGTGATAACAAATCTGCTGTGACTATCGCTAAGAACCATGTGTTTCATGAACACACTAAGCACGTCAAAATTGATTGCCATATTGTTCATGAAAAAGTTACTCATGGTCTGATCAAGTTGCTTTTTGTTTCTTCGTCCAACCAGACAGCCGATGGCTTCACCAAATCCCTTCCTGTTTCTCCGTTTCGATTGTTTGTATCTAAGTTGGGTGTTCAAGACCTACACACTCCAGCTTACGTCAGGagggaaggggggggggggttagaggttaaaattaaactaataggGGCTAAGGGCATTTTGTTCATCTTTCTGTTATACCCGCTATGTATATAAGCTGCCTGTAACCACTTAAGACAGTTACCTTCTCTTCAATGAAGATATTTTGCTAGAACTTTCCAGTAGCTTGTTCCTCAGAGTTTAAAGTTAAAATCCTTTATTCGCAAAAGTTCTACATCTTATTGAAGAAGAAATCACAACTAGGAGAAACTAGCCAAGACCAATGAGAtgattttgagatcaaatctcgTGAAGGGGTTAACACGTAAAGAGCAGTAAAATGATTTTGTGATCAAATCCTAAAAAGATGGCATGGAACAATCTTGTAGTTGACTTTGTGATCAAGGTTGGAGATTAGTGTTAGAGTACGTAACTATTGTATTAATgtttgtaacaaaactaataAATAGTGAAGTTCCTTCCTGGTAATAGAAAAAGACTGAATTAAGAGGATTATATCACCCCTCAAACCACAATAAAAATCATTACATGTTTATATTCTTACACTATCAGCATTTACACATTTCACTTATACTTTGTGATTGTATTTGGTTGCAAGTCTTATCACAAATATTCAAAactctatgaattagagcaaaaATTAGTGGTGTAAACTTTAAAACCACATGAATTAAAGATTTTTGCGTGTGTTAACAAACTCTAAAAACCAATTGAGCTATATACTTGGGTTATTGAAATGTTATATTAACAGAGTAACTTTGCTATTTTGTAATCCAaacaccattatatatatatatatatatatatatatatatatatatatatatatataaagtattcCTTTtgtgaaaaataggattaaatcATAGCCATAGATATGTCTTGATATAAATAAGAGACATGAAAAGTTTATGTCAAAATTGTAACGTTTTGGCGCATTACGATGGCAGGAATTGCCCTCTTGGAATAGATGATtgactttattttgtttaagaCTTCATTATAAAATACACATTCATTAGGTTGTATAACATCTTGTACTACATTTCATGtcgaaaacaatataataaatatgttgtATGTAGTTCTATTTCATTAGAAAGATAATATGCACTGGAAGACACAAAAAATATGTACTCGATGGCACAAAAAATGCActataaagcataaaaataaaaggCATTGACTATTTTTTTAAGACTTTCTCTTTCGAATTCATAGACTTCATTTTGAAATACACATTTATAGCTTCTATCACATCTTGTACTACATTTTATAtccaaaacaataaatatgtTCTATGCAGTTTTGTTTCATTAACAAGATAATATGCACTGAAAAGCATATAAGTGTTCACTCGTAGTCACAAAAATTTGCACTCTGAGGCATACAAATGTGTACTAGAAGACACATAAATGTGCACTCAAAGGCACAAAATTATACACTCAAAGGTACAAAATTGTACACTCAAATGCACAAAATGTGTATTGGAAAGCGCATAAATATGCAATCAAAGGCACAAAATTTTGCACAGAAAGACACATAAATGCGCACTCGAATCCTTTGATTTGTGTACCTTaagttttatggtgtttttagTTGGATAGTTATAACTTTGGACcttaaggtgcataactttGCACCTAAAGGTGCAAAGCTTTGAACCTTAGGGTACATAACTTTGAAAGTTAGGATCCAAAGTTATTAGGGTGCAGAACTTTGCAGCTTAGGGTGTATAAGATTGAACTTTAGAGTGCACAACTTTGTACATTTAGGTGAATACCTTCACACATAAAAGTGGATAAGCAGTTcagttaatataataaaaaaattaattctaattACAAACATTCAGTACCAAATTAACCCAACAAGAATTTCTAAGAATCATACATCCAATAATAAGTTCTAACAATCATACGTCCAACAACATTCATCATTCAATCATTCCTTTCTAACAAACTTGAGAGCTTTAGACTTGTTTTCATCGCGTAATTCATTGTTTTGTGTAGACAAAATGACAATAACATATTTCACCCTTAGCCGATTCAGTTGGCTTTTATTATCCCTATCAAGTTCACAGTCCCAATCTCACAATCCACCACCTATGTCGATTTTCATGTGGCGCATTACAAATACGCCACAATCTTCTTTATTCTTTTAGTTTCTCCATGACATTTGAAGTTTGACTCGGTTGATTGGAATAAGGCGACTTGATTTTAGGAGTAAGCCCTTATTAGTATGCACTCTGCATATACTttatgaacaattttttttttctgcaaatGAATGCTTTAATTAGGAAAGATTGTATAGTTCAAAATCCATTTTTAGTGTCTTTGAAACCTTACCAACTCCAAAGGCACCGACTGCTCCATTACCTCCATACTTGTCTTCATTATTTTActccaaaaattttattattttaacacataaaatacattatatattattcgAACTCAtaaaactcataaaatacattatctatacttataataagagtcaataatgttagacccttaactggaattaaaaaaaatgttggtgtaatagtctgctataacatattgtactttgtgttcttcttattgtgcaacctccaattaaattcttaatatatcttaatcttttataattttaccaaatttttccgttaaatataacggaagtttaacattaaattctttaggcaatttttttctttattgcagttttcaaacaaattggtaatattctataatacaattctgtatagatttcTAACTTAAAATtggaatattgaagtcttagattctataatacaattttgtatagatttctaactaaaccattattctacccaaaacaacagtatataaacccctccccttctcactggtattcacccaaaactaaacataacatattctgcaacacaccatctacttgacattctataggtatgattgtcaaaatattatcatgctaattctattatttgtatttgtattcataatgattacagttttaaaaaaatcaatgatggtatactcattaattagtataacttcaatatcgttatgtaaatatatctattgtataatctgttcatctatacttgtatccttgtatgtaatgttgtgattctcattatattcctctataatttacacattttagttactccaaactccctaatctatggtttttgaatttatgttgtggttcccattatattattttataacatcctttattaacatattttccatgacacaacgatattagtaatgacaaatgcagtaaagttaattgatattgacacacaaactgtgggctgaaGTTGTACAGTTcgtgtcattaagaaaaacgaaccaaaaaacgctattggaacaCGCCTGAGAAAGAGTATATGCACATCGTACTTGAgaatgaaacagtaagtaaatagtaaaatttttctccctttattattattattattattattattattattattattatttttatcattattagtattattattattatgaagatgctctaattcaccaccaacatcattgtaaatgctatatctaaatgcaaggaactcgggttcaatcaataatgtttgataatgacattggaatgtatgatatcactttacaaaccaacaaatggtacatcatcatCTCAAACGTCATTATCAAACatgtccggacgaactataaagtacttgatcacaaatacaattacacatgaattttaaatggtcggatcggtgtccaaacaagtgacaatgatgctacgccatttgctcccatgtaagtgctttatttgtttctacttattttagttgcaatttagctatttacaatttcgttatgttttattaaaatatataagcatcgagactatttctttgatttttattaatttagcatttttttctctctcattattatatgactacattaaccaattaagaaacattaatttaaaaatacgcattgggcattggtttaatcgcgcaacacgcgtgtgataactagttctaatacataaagtacattattttaactcctaaaatacattatcttatcccaaaattaacgatgtcgttttggaccatggcTCACGGTAATTTAAATCACACCAATATCGTCATTAGATACAACATAAAATCAGGCGATGTAAAAGCCtaactatttttaattaaaatcag is a window of Ipomoea triloba cultivar NCNSP0323 chromosome 11, ASM357664v1 DNA encoding:
- the LOC115996504 gene encoding translocon-associated protein subunit beta-like isoform X2, giving the protein MAITNSPAMIVAVALAALFMFSVASVTASDGPFILAHKKVSLTKLSSSTERVSVSIDIYNRGSKTAYDVTLEDSSWDQEIFYFVTGNTSKSWEKLDVGSVVSHSFELESRVKTTYYGAPALITYHVASKPKLQIAYSTPIIPLAILSEKVVESKLVLSLWGKYGSHVCVVTIVVLFANAIATPSKLSGKKRH
- the LOC115996504 gene encoding translocon-associated protein subunit beta-like isoform X1; translated protein: MAITNSPAMIVAVALAALFMFSVASVTASDGPFILAHKKVSLTKLSSSTERVSVSIDIYNRGSKTAYDVTLEDSSWDQEIFYFVTGNTSKSWEKLDVGSVVSHSFELESRVKTTYYGAPALITYHVASKPKLQIAYSTPIIPLAILSEKVVESKLVLAKSLWGKYGSHVCVVTIVVLFANAIATPSKLSGKKRH